A part of Hydrogenobacter sp. T-8 genomic DNA contains:
- the ilvB gene encoding biosynthetic-type acetolactate synthase large subunit: protein MPRKGADIVIEALKEEGVEIIFGHPGGAIMEVYDALYRDGGIRHILARHEQGAGHMAEGYAKATGKVGVAMSTSGPGATNLVTAIADAYMDSVPVVFITGQVPTHLIGNDAFQEVDIVGITRPITKHNFLVKRIEDLPLILRQAFYIARTGRPGPVLVDIPKDITQKLSDVSIPSLEEVKESLPGYRPHLEGNLQQIRRAVRLIMEAKRPVLYVGGGAVQAEAQKELVELAELMKIPVTTTNMGKGAFPELHPLSLHMLGMHGTYYANMAVYNCDLLIAVGARFDDRVTGKVEEFAPQAKIIHIDIDPASISKNIVVDVPIVGDVKIVLRKLLEEIKREGAKLFFPEERQKWLEQIEAWKKKHPLTYKNSNIVIKPQYVIEQIYEATKGEAIIATGVGQHQMWSAMFYKYSFPRQFINSGGLGTMGFGFPAGIGAKLGRPDKEVFVIDGDGSFMMTMQELITAVQYRVPVKVAIINNGYLGMVRQWQELFYERRYSEVDLSVQPDFVKLAEACGAVGFRAEKPSEVREIIEEALRVQDKPVIMDFHVDREENVLPMVPAGKSYRDMILEDGKKAVEAETMYLVG from the coding sequence ATGCCAAGAAAGGGTGCGGATATTGTAATAGAGGCTCTAAAGGAAGAGGGTGTGGAGATAATCTTTGGTCATCCGGGCGGTGCCATAATGGAGGTCTACGATGCCCTCTACAGAGATGGAGGCATAAGGCACATCCTTGCAAGACATGAGCAGGGTGCAGGACATATGGCGGAGGGCTACGCAAAGGCTACGGGTAAGGTGGGTGTTGCCATGTCCACCTCTGGACCAGGAGCTACGAATTTGGTAACCGCCATAGCGGATGCCTATATGGACTCTGTGCCCGTGGTCTTTATAACGGGGCAAGTCCCCACTCATCTTATAGGCAACGACGCCTTTCAGGAAGTGGACATAGTGGGCATAACAAGACCTATAACAAAGCATAACTTTTTGGTAAAAAGAATAGAAGACCTACCTCTCATACTTCGTCAAGCCTTCTACATAGCAAGGACTGGAAGACCAGGACCCGTGCTTGTGGATATTCCAAAAGACATAACACAAAAGCTCAGCGATGTGTCAATTCCTTCCCTTGAGGAGGTAAAGGAATCCCTTCCCGGCTATAGGCCTCACCTTGAGGGCAACCTCCAGCAGATAAGAAGGGCGGTAAGGCTCATAATGGAAGCCAAGAGACCAGTCCTCTATGTGGGTGGTGGAGCGGTGCAGGCAGAGGCACAAAAGGAGCTTGTGGAACTTGCGGAACTTATGAAGATACCAGTTACCACTACCAACATGGGCAAGGGTGCCTTCCCAGAGCTTCATCCTCTGTCTCTCCACATGCTTGGAATGCACGGCACATATTACGCCAATATGGCGGTATATAACTGCGACCTACTTATAGCGGTGGGTGCGCGCTTTGACGACAGAGTTACAGGAAAGGTAGAAGAGTTTGCTCCTCAGGCAAAGATAATCCACATAGACATAGACCCCGCTTCCATATCCAAGAACATAGTGGTGGATGTGCCAATAGTGGGCGATGTGAAAATAGTCCTAAGGAAGCTACTTGAGGAGATAAAAAGAGAAGGTGCAAAGCTCTTCTTCCCAGAGGAAAGACAGAAATGGCTCGAGCAGATTGAGGCATGGAAAAAGAAGCACCCCCTCACCTATAAAAACTCCAACATTGTTATAAAACCTCAGTATGTAATAGAGCAGATATACGAGGCTACCAAGGGCGAAGCTATAATCGCCACAGGCGTGGGTCAGCATCAAATGTGGTCCGCCATGTTCTATAAATATTCTTTTCCAAGACAGTTTATAAACTCTGGGGGGCTTGGAACCATGGGCTTTGGCTTTCCTGCAGGCATTGGGGCAAAACTGGGGAGACCAGACAAGGAGGTGTTTGTAATAGACGGAGATGGTTCATTTATGATGACCATGCAGGAGCTTATTACTGCGGTGCAATACAGAGTGCCAGTTAAGGTTGCTATAATAAACAACGGATATCTGGGCATGGTGCGTCAGTGGCAAGAGCTTTTCTACGAGAGAAGATATTCGGAGGTAGACCTTTCCGTTCAGCCTGACTTTGTAAAGCTCGCTGAAGCCTGCGGTGCGGTGGGCTTTAGGGCGGAAAAGCCCTCAGAGGTGAGAGAGATAATAGAAGAAGCCCTAAGGGTTCAGGACAAGCCCGTTATAATGGACTTCCACGTGGACAGGGAGGAAAATGTGCTTCCTATGGTTCCTGCAGGAAAGTCTTACAGAGATATGATATTAGAAGATGGCAAAAAGGCAGTAGAAGCGGAGACCATGTATTTAGTGGGCTAA
- a CDS encoding leucyl aminopeptidase — MRVEAREFKAEEVKEPIAIFLFEDDRENLDFLGSLKGQVEKILSAENFKGKEETLAKVSLLVGDDVRVFYVVGLGKKEKVGEDSYRIASALASKRANKDEVKTLYIYAGSLDYRLSKAITEGAILGSYRFDKYKTKKEEEKNQRLEEVYICGADPKGVEVGMVFAQAQNFTRDLVNEPGNVINPITLAEIAQKIAQEYGLECRVYDEKEIQEMGMQALWSVGKGSATPPRFVHMVYRPQGEPKEKIAIVGKGLTFDSGGLNIKTGDYMRTMKMDKSGACAVIGIMKALAQLKPQVEVHGIFGAAENMPSGTAYRPDDIIRAMNGKTIEIDNTDAEGRVTLADALSYASNLGVSRIIDMATLTGACMVALGEYTAGLFTNDEEFGEEIFSLSKLTGERTWKLPMDDKRLREKIKKGEGDVLNSGGRYGGAITAAMFLEEFVGEGIKWVHLDIAGPAHLREEFSYYSKGGTGFGVRTCLEYILKLSEK; from the coding sequence ATGAGAGTAGAAGCAAGAGAGTTTAAAGCGGAGGAAGTGAAAGAGCCTATAGCTATATTCCTCTTTGAAGATGACAGAGAGAACCTTGATTTTCTTGGGTCTCTTAAGGGGCAGGTAGAGAAAATACTTTCTGCGGAGAACTTTAAGGGTAAAGAAGAAACTCTGGCAAAGGTTAGTCTGCTTGTGGGTGATGATGTAAGGGTCTTTTATGTGGTAGGGCTTGGAAAGAAGGAGAAGGTAGGTGAGGATAGCTACAGGATTGCCTCTGCCTTAGCCTCTAAGAGGGCAAACAAGGACGAGGTCAAAACCCTGTATATATACGCTGGAAGCCTTGACTACAGGCTAAGTAAAGCAATTACCGAAGGTGCAATCCTTGGAAGTTATCGCTTTGACAAGTATAAGACAAAGAAGGAAGAGGAGAAGAACCAAAGACTTGAAGAAGTTTATATATGTGGTGCAGACCCAAAGGGGGTGGAAGTTGGTATGGTCTTTGCACAGGCACAGAACTTTACAAGAGACCTTGTAAATGAACCTGGGAACGTTATAAACCCTATAACCCTTGCGGAGATTGCACAAAAGATTGCACAAGAGTATGGGCTTGAATGTAGGGTATATGATGAGAAGGAGATCCAAGAGATGGGTATGCAAGCCCTCTGGAGTGTGGGAAAGGGTTCCGCAACTCCGCCGAGGTTTGTCCATATGGTATACAGACCTCAGGGCGAGCCAAAGGAGAAAATTGCCATAGTGGGTAAGGGTCTTACCTTTGACAGCGGTGGGCTTAACATAAAGACTGGAGACTACATGAGAACTATGAAGATGGACAAGTCTGGTGCCTGTGCGGTTATAGGCATAATGAAAGCCCTTGCACAGTTAAAGCCTCAGGTGGAGGTCCACGGCATCTTTGGTGCTGCGGAGAATATGCCAAGCGGGACTGCCTACAGACCCGATGACATAATAAGGGCTATGAACGGAAAAACCATAGAGATAGACAATACGGACGCAGAGGGAAGAGTAACCCTTGCGGATGCCCTCTCTTACGCCTCAAACCTTGGAGTGTCAAGAATAATAGACATGGCAACTTTAACGGGTGCTTGCATGGTAGCCCTTGGAGAATACACCGCAGGGCTTTTTACCAACGATGAGGAGTTTGGTGAAGAAATTTTTAGCCTTTCAAAACTTACAGGAGAACGCACATGGAAGCTACCCATGGATGACAAAAGGCTGAGAGAAAAGATAAAGAAGGGTGAGGGAGATGTGCTTAACTCTGGAGGTCGCTACGGAGGTGCCATAACCGCCGCCATGTTCCTTGAGGAGTTTGTGGGCGAAGGGATAAAGTGGGTGCATCTTGATATCGCAGGACCTGCCCACCTAAGAGAGGAGTTCTCATACTATTCAAAGGGTGGCACGGGCTTTGGCGTAAGGACATGCTTGGAGTATATTTTGAAACTTAGTGAAAAATGA
- a CDS encoding nucleotidyltransferase domain-containing protein, with the protein MKVRLSEEEIRAIKETASEVFDKDVEIILFGSRLDPNRRGGDIDLLVKTSMTPKEFVEKKFEFIYKLWQRIGQQKVDVVYYNPEKEELPIHKRALAEGIKL; encoded by the coding sequence ATGAAGGTAAGGCTATCAGAGGAAGAGATAAGAGCCATAAAGGAAACCGCATCTGAAGTCTTTGACAAGGATGTGGAAATAATTCTCTTTGGCTCAAGACTTGACCCAAACAGACGGGGTGGAGATATAGACCTTTTGGTTAAAACCTCTATGACGCCTAAGGAGTTTGTTGAGAAAAAGTTTGAGTTTATATACAAACTTTGGCAGAGGATAGGACAGCAGAAGGTTGACGTGGTTTACTATAACCCAGAAAAGGAAGAGCTACCAATTCATAAAAGAGCCCTTGCGGAAGGCATAAAGCTATGA
- a CDS encoding GGDEF domain-containing protein codes for MTIKKRVTLSLVFSLAFTLTVSFLILYLISSQILERRLEETYRLVYENYKEILKGEVEESEKLKALADSGQLSLAYHYIEKASGGKCEETAYYRVTSIGLHYGINRQYPEGCFFIGVNIEEILRFMESLMGIDWVVYYDRDMVPEIVGGNLDTFMKDKVIINNMVIDRFSKQYVLNLPLNVKGYTLYGSFLEKSLLMEIPLTNMKGLPVGRIIFIKDISGLYREAYTVLFVLALYSVFMLSLLALLLFRIVSTVINRIVFLKDVTARIEKKDFAVINLLENSKERWKDEVYELKHSIYNMALSLKSAFEELEKKKSELEQLAYYDPLTGLPNRRFFFDHASLILESSKRYGNPLSLLIIDIDHFKKINDTYGHEAGDLVLKSFADILKKTIRQSDLPARLGGEEFVLLMPNTTLQQGKVVAERIRVSFQNSLIVYEEKEIRATLSGGLASFKSGIENVDDLIRMADEALYKAKELGRNRIEVYEP; via the coding sequence ATGACGATAAAAAAGAGAGTGACTCTTAGCTTGGTTTTTTCCCTTGCCTTTACCCTTACGGTTTCCTTCCTTATTCTTTACCTAATATCCTCCCAAATCCTTGAAAGGAGACTCGAGGAAACTTACAGGCTCGTATATGAAAACTATAAAGAGATATTGAAGGGAGAGGTGGAAGAATCGGAAAAGCTTAAAGCCTTAGCAGACTCTGGACAACTTTCTCTTGCGTATCATTACATAGAAAAAGCCTCTGGAGGGAAATGTGAGGAGACAGCATATTACCGTGTAACTTCCATAGGACTTCACTACGGTATAAACAGGCAATATCCAGAAGGTTGTTTCTTTATAGGTGTAAACATTGAAGAAATACTTAGATTTATGGAAAGCCTAATGGGTATAGATTGGGTGGTATATTACGATAGAGATATGGTCCCTGAAATCGTAGGTGGAAACTTGGATACCTTTATGAAAGATAAGGTAATTATAAACAACATGGTTATTGACCGGTTTTCCAAGCAGTATGTCCTTAATCTACCTCTCAATGTGAAAGGATATACGCTGTATGGTAGCTTTCTTGAAAAAAGCCTCCTTATGGAGATTCCCCTAACAAACATGAAAGGCTTGCCTGTGGGTAGAATCATTTTTATAAAGGATATTTCAGGATTATACAGGGAAGCCTACACAGTCCTTTTTGTGCTTGCTCTTTATTCAGTGTTTATGTTGTCTCTTCTTGCCCTTTTACTCTTTAGGATTGTATCCACTGTGATAAATAGAATAGTTTTCCTAAAGGATGTAACCGCAAGAATAGAGAAGAAAGACTTCGCTGTGATAAATCTCCTTGAAAATTCAAAGGAAAGATGGAAGGATGAGGTTTATGAATTAAAGCACAGCATATACAACATGGCTTTGAGCCTAAAATCTGCCTTTGAAGAACTTGAAAAGAAGAAATCTGAACTTGAACAGCTTGCATACTATGACCCACTTACTGGACTCCCCAATAGAAGATTTTTCTTTGACCATGCAAGTCTTATTCTTGAAAGCTCAAAAAGATACGGAAATCCACTTAGCCTTCTCATCATAGATATAGACCACTTTAAGAAAATAAATGATACCTACGGTCATGAGGCAGGCGACCTTGTATTAAAGAGCTTTGCAGATATCTTAAAGAAAACCATAAGACAGTCAGACCTCCCAGCAAGGCTTGGGGGAGAGGAGTTTGTTCTTCTTATGCCCAACACTACCCTCCAACAGGGCAAAGTGGTGGCTGAGAGAATAAGAGTCAGCTTCCAGAATAGCCTTATAGTATATGAAGAAAAGGAAATAAGGGCAACTCTAAGCGGTGGGCTTGCGAGTTTTAAATCGGGTATTGAAAATGTTGACGACCTCATAAGAATGGCGGATGAAGCCCTTTACAAGGCGAAAGAGTTGGGAAGAAACAGGATAGAGGTTTATGAGCCTTAG
- a CDS encoding NAD(P)/FAD-dependent oxidoreductase — translation MITRRDLLKSAGVGAIALSVSSQPVFAAAERVVKMEALMPPPKGNRVVICGGGWAGLTVAKYLKKENPNIEVILIEQKPVFFSCPISNPWLADLVGLDFLQHDYLQPASKYGYTFMNDRVIAIERDKRRVYTTRGYIQYDYLVLAPGIRYNYSAWFGDNRELARLTKVNFPPAYIPGSEHLALKRKIHEFEEGDFIIVVPPGAYRCPPAPYERACMVAEVFKRNKVKGRVIVLDPKEDIAPKGPGFRAAFEQVYLGIIEYVPKASIKEIDPVKKVIKTTAGDFKFTDANISPPHQAGELVWMADLIAKDKEGKPTGWADQDPLTFQAKADPHVFLVGDVIGGVPYPKSGHMGNSQGKIVAKVIASRIAGKEYKPTLPDNTCYSMVNGSPQEAIVINVTYEYNEKEKKITPKPKTINERSEALAKATYEWARAIYRDMFS, via the coding sequence ATGATTACAAGGCGTGACCTTTTAAAGTCCGCAGGAGTAGGGGCTATTGCTCTGAGTGTTTCCTCACAGCCTGTCTTTGCAGCGGCGGAAAGGGTGGTCAAAATGGAAGCCCTAATGCCCCCACCAAAGGGCAACAGGGTGGTAATATGCGGTGGTGGATGGGCAGGTTTAACGGTGGCAAAGTATCTAAAAAAGGAAAACCCAAACATAGAGGTAATTCTCATAGAACAAAAACCTGTCTTTTTCTCCTGTCCCATATCTAACCCTTGGCTTGCAGACCTTGTAGGTTTAGACTTTCTACAACACGATTATCTCCAACCTGCATCCAAATATGGCTACACCTTTATGAACGATAGGGTTATTGCCATAGAAAGGGACAAGAGAAGAGTATACACCACAAGAGGGTATATACAATACGACTATCTTGTTTTGGCACCTGGCATAAGGTATAACTATTCCGCATGGTTTGGAGATAACAGGGAACTCGCAAGGCTTACCAAGGTCAACTTCCCTCCCGCATATATACCCGGCTCTGAACATTTGGCTCTTAAGAGAAAGATACACGAATTTGAAGAAGGAGACTTTATCATAGTGGTCCCACCAGGTGCCTACAGGTGTCCACCTGCTCCATATGAAAGAGCTTGTATGGTAGCAGAGGTATTCAAGAGAAACAAGGTTAAGGGTAGGGTTATAGTTCTTGATCCCAAGGAAGACATAGCACCCAAGGGACCAGGTTTTAGAGCAGCCTTTGAACAGGTATATCTTGGCATTATTGAGTATGTGCCAAAGGCTTCCATAAAGGAGATTGACCCAGTAAAGAAAGTTATAAAGACCACCGCAGGAGACTTTAAGTTTACAGATGCCAACATATCTCCACCCCATCAGGCTGGTGAGCTTGTATGGATGGCGGACCTTATAGCAAAGGACAAGGAAGGAAAACCAACAGGCTGGGCAGACCAAGACCCGCTTACCTTCCAAGCAAAGGCGGACCCTCATGTGTTCTTGGTAGGTGACGTTATAGGAGGAGTTCCTTATCCAAAGAGCGGGCATATGGGCAACTCCCAAGGTAAGATAGTGGCAAAGGTCATAGCTTCCAGAATAGCTGGCAAGGAATACAAACCAACACTTCCTGACAATACCTGCTACTCCATGGTCAATGGCTCACCACAGGAAGCCATAGTTATAAACGTTACCTATGAATACAACGAAAAGGAAAAGAAGATAACACCTAAGCCCAAGACCATAAACGAAAGGTCAGAGGCCCTCGCAAAGGCAACATACGAATGGGCACGAGCCATATACAGGGACATGTTCTCATAA
- a CDS encoding NAD(P)/FAD-dependent oxidoreductase, translating to MRVVIVGNGPASASAIEAFRKVDQDSDIIVLSDEEFPTYAPNCMENVIRGDISEEALFYKGGFRFYEKYKVDFRPKKEVVGIDNKRKVVIVRGGEEIPYDKCLLAAGAYAFVPPIPGVELGGVTTAKNLYDAKKIRDWVLSGRVKSVVIVGAGPIGIEDAETLRHMGLEVHVVEFFDRVLPRMLDKFMADKYMKPLEEGGIHFYLNHQVVAIHGEDQWVEAVEIRPNGTDRSKFIKADMVILSTGVRPRTNLVADTDIKLHINEATGRVVGGILVNEYQQTSDPDVYAAGDICSGLDAWGNHRWIALFPPAQQAGAIAGFNMAGLKVKNPGLVDYNAVKTRIATAGSGGTFEDSESSYSFEWEGKLVKVFLKDGSVCGYQFVGLGKNKGLNPRNRFLRSQTIKSWSEKLLLDRGLGLEASGVLFHHFIRFRERKLEEKVVRAIRLGMLRALSNPALEIPIF from the coding sequence ATGAGAGTGGTTATAGTAGGAAACGGACCAGCTTCTGCCAGTGCCATAGAAGCCTTTAGGAAGGTGGACCAGGACTCTGACATAATAGTGCTTTCTGACGAGGAGTTTCCTACATACGCACCCAACTGCATGGAAAATGTGATAAGAGGAGACATATCCGAAGAAGCTCTTTTTTACAAAGGAGGCTTTCGCTTTTACGAAAAGTATAAAGTAGACTTTAGACCTAAAAAGGAGGTGGTGGGGATAGACAACAAGAGGAAGGTGGTCATAGTCAGAGGTGGGGAGGAGATACCCTATGACAAGTGCCTTTTGGCCGCTGGGGCTTACGCCTTTGTGCCACCCATACCAGGAGTTGAGCTTGGTGGAGTAACCACCGCCAAGAACCTCTACGATGCAAAGAAGATAAGGGATTGGGTTCTCTCTGGGAGGGTCAAAAGCGTGGTAATAGTGGGTGCGGGTCCTATAGGTATAGAGGATGCGGAGACCCTAAGGCATATGGGTCTTGAGGTGCATGTGGTGGAGTTCTTTGATAGAGTCCTTCCAAGGATGTTGGACAAGTTTATGGCAGACAAGTATATGAAGCCTCTTGAGGAGGGGGGAATTCACTTTTATCTAAACCATCAAGTGGTAGCCATACATGGAGAAGACCAATGGGTAGAAGCGGTGGAGATAAGACCCAATGGCACGGACAGGAGCAAGTTCATAAAGGCGGACATGGTTATTCTTTCAACAGGAGTAAGACCCAGGACTAACCTTGTGGCGGACACGGACATAAAGCTACATATAAACGAAGCTACCGGCAGGGTCGTGGGTGGTATACTGGTTAACGAATACCAACAGACCTCAGACCCAGATGTCTACGCAGCTGGTGATATATGTTCTGGTTTGGATGCCTGGGGAAACCACCGTTGGATAGCTCTCTTTCCACCTGCACAGCAGGCTGGAGCTATAGCAGGCTTTAACATGGCAGGGTTAAAAGTTAAAAACCCAGGGCTTGTGGACTACAATGCGGTAAAGACAAGGATAGCAACAGCAGGAAGTGGTGGGACTTTTGAAGACTCAGAAAGCTCTTATAGTTTTGAGTGGGAAGGAAAGCTGGTAAAGGTTTTTTTAAAGGATGGAAGCGTATGCGGTTATCAGTTTGTGGGGTTGGGGAAAAACAAAGGCTTAAACCCAAGGAATAGATTTTTGAGGTCTCAAACCATAAAAAGCTGGTCTGAAAAACTTCTTCTTGACAGAGGGCTTGGTCTTGAGGCAAGCGGTGTGCTTTTCCATCATTTTATAAGGTTTAGGGAAAGGAAGTTAGAAGAGAAGGTAGTCAGAGCCATAAGGCTTGGTATGTTGAGGGCTTTGTCCAACCCAGCCCTTGAAATTCCCATATTCTAA
- the ilvN gene encoding acetolactate synthase small subunit, with protein sequence MSDTIGSSQLDAVKAPLFREVKKGEVRKHIITLTVRNELGVLARIATLIAGKGYNIEGLSVGETHEKGISRMTLEVIGDDVVIDQVVKQLRKLIDTIKVKDLTDTPHVERELALIKVHTATPRARDEVLRLVEIFRCRVVDVSPETYTIEITGTEDKVNAFIELVKPFGIKEMARTGKIAMKRESTPQEEE encoded by the coding sequence ATGTCAGATACCATTGGAAGCTCTCAGCTTGATGCGGTAAAAGCCCCCCTTTTCAGAGAAGTGAAGAAGGGAGAGGTGCGCAAGCACATTATAACCCTTACTGTGCGTAATGAGCTTGGTGTTCTTGCTCGCATTGCAACCCTCATAGCAGGCAAGGGATACAACATAGAAGGCTTGTCGGTGGGTGAAACCCATGAAAAGGGTATTTCTCGTATGACCCTTGAGGTAATAGGCGATGATGTGGTAATAGACCAAGTGGTAAAACAGCTTAGAAAACTCATAGACACCATAAAAGTAAAAGATTTAACAGACACGCCTCATGTGGAAAGAGAGCTTGCCCTTATAAAGGTCCATACCGCCACACCAAGAGCAAGGGACGAGGTGCTTAGGCTCGTGGAGATATTCAGGTGCAGGGTAGTAGATGTTTCTCCAGAAACCTACACCATTGAGATAACGGGAACAGAGGACAAGGTCAACGCCTTTATAGAGCTGGTAAAACCCTTCGGCATAAAAGAGATGGCAAGAACGGGCAAAATAGCCATGAAAAGGGAAAGCACACCTCAAGAGGAGGAATGA
- a CDS encoding CoA-binding protein, translated as MKELHHPHQDDALQVLKESKVVAVVGISPDPERPSYYVTERVVAKGMHRVYLINPKYAGQEILGIKVISSLSEVPEPIDIVNVFRNPAHIEPIFEEALKVGAKCVWLQPGCENLEVIEKYKDKIGVVWNACIGVEAGYL; from the coding sequence ATGAAGGAACTTCATCATCCACATCAAGACGATGCTCTGCAAGTGTTAAAAGAGTCAAAGGTTGTGGCGGTAGTTGGTATATCTCCAGACCCAGAAAGACCTTCATACTATGTAACAGAGAGAGTGGTAGCTAAAGGTATGCACAGGGTTTATCTGATAAACCCCAAGTATGCAGGGCAGGAGATACTGGGCATTAAGGTAATTTCCTCCCTTTCCGAAGTGCCAGAGCCCATAGACATTGTAAATGTCTTTAGAAACCCAGCACATATAGAACCCATCTTTGAGGAAGCACTTAAAGTAGGTGCCAAGTGTGTGTGGCTACAGCCCGGTTGTGAAAATTTAGAGGTCATAGAAAAGTATAAGGACAAGATAGGTGTGGTTTGGAATGCATGTATAGGTGTTGAGGCGGGGTATTTGTAA
- the pdxA gene encoding 4-hydroxythreonine-4-phosphate dehydrogenase PdxA, with translation MVKIGITIGDPAGVGPELIVRLSRYFDPQKAYIIYGEKKIIQAVKRELSVDFEFSEIYTVEEIKSPGVYIADLNISETDRPLPSLTSGKVAVAYLGRAVVDAVYGKIHGLLTMPINKFWARLAGFSYEGQTEFLAQACNVREYAMLMYSEKLKVVPFTTHIPLREVPERIRKDDIVKKVKLIDREFKRLFGLEPVVGILGLNPHAGDMGAIGEEDMKEIAPAVEALKEEGYKVEGPLSPDSAFLNINYDVYLCMYHDQGLIPFKMLAFREGVNLTLGIPFVRTSPDHGVAYDIAWKGIADEGPSLNALRLCERLAGKA, from the coding sequence ATGGTGAAAATAGGCATAACGATAGGCGACCCTGCGGGAGTGGGACCTGAGCTCATAGTGAGACTTTCCAGATACTTTGACCCTCAAAAGGCATACATAATATACGGAGAGAAGAAGATAATACAGGCGGTCAAAAGGGAGCTAAGTGTGGACTTTGAATTTTCGGAGATATACACGGTAGAGGAGATTAAATCTCCCGGTGTATATATAGCGGACTTAAACATAAGCGAAACAGATAGACCATTGCCGTCTTTGACATCAGGAAAAGTAGCGGTTGCATACTTGGGAAGGGCTGTGGTAGATGCGGTTTATGGAAAGATACATGGACTTTTGACCATGCCTATAAACAAATTCTGGGCAAGGTTGGCAGGGTTTTCCTACGAGGGTCAAACGGAGTTTTTAGCTCAGGCTTGCAATGTGAGAGAGTATGCTATGCTTATGTATTCAGAGAAGTTAAAGGTAGTGCCCTTTACCACACATATACCTCTAAGAGAAGTGCCAGAGAGAATAAGAAAAGACGATATCGTTAAAAAGGTAAAGCTAATAGACAGAGAGTTCAAAAGACTTTTTGGACTTGAGCCAGTAGTTGGCATTCTTGGTCTTAACCCCCATGCGGGTGATATGGGAGCTATAGGGGAAGAGGATATGAAAGAGATTGCACCTGCGGTAGAGGCTCTAAAGGAAGAAGGCTACAAGGTTGAAGGTCCTCTATCTCCAGATAGTGCCTTTTTGAACATAAACTACGATGTTTATCTGTGTATGTATCATGACCAAGGGCTTATACCTTTTAAAATGCTCGCCTTCAGGGAAGGTGTGAATTTAACGCTTGGAATACCCTTTGTGAGAACCTCCCCAGACCATGGAGTAGCTTATGACATAGCTTGGAAGGGTATAGCGGATGAAGGTCCATCTCTTAATGCCCTCAGGTTATGTGAAAGGTTGGCAGGAAAGGCATGA
- the proB gene encoding glutamate 5-kinase → MVLLVKIGSNLIQTQEGDIDLSFLSRLARDIKKLRDMGHKTLIVSSGAVLCGVKKLNLSHRPTDLRTKQAVAGVGQAYLMHLYDMVFSNYGLTVGQALLTADIFKDKEKFENAKNALSSMLSLGIVPVINENDTVAISELLFGDNDFLAIHTAYMMKADLIVIFSTAGGLLDHEGRVVPVVEDVDKVLHLVKGVNSQFGTGGMLSKITASRIAVRLGIPVVITGKEDSLLDILEGRTTGTYFKPSEKPLKEGKKALAMLEEPKGAIYIDEGAYRAIKQGKSLLPAGIKKVEGSFQRGDVVVLYDERGFLVGKGKVNFSSEEVRKIIGKKGKEVKDLLKTSIEEVVHTDRLVIF, encoded by the coding sequence ATGGTTCTTTTGGTGAAGATAGGCTCAAACCTCATACAAACTCAAGAGGGAGATATAGACCTTAGCTTTCTTTCAAGGCTTGCAAGGGATATAAAAAAGCTAAGGGATATGGGTCATAAGACCCTTATAGTATCTTCGGGTGCAGTGCTATGTGGAGTAAAAAAGCTAAACCTTTCTCATAGACCCACAGACCTCCGCACAAAGCAGGCGGTCGCAGGAGTAGGACAAGCTTACCTTATGCATCTATATGACATGGTCTTTTCCAACTATGGGCTTACGGTAGGTCAGGCTCTTCTTACCGCAGACATATTTAAGGATAAGGAAAAGTTTGAAAACGCAAAGAACGCTCTAAGCAGTATGCTATCCCTTGGCATAGTGCCTGTTATAAACGAAAACGATACGGTAGCCATATCGGAGCTACTTTTTGGAGACAACGACTTCCTTGCAATTCACACCGCATATATGATGAAAGCGGACCTCATAGTTATCTTTTCTACCGCAGGAGGTTTGCTGGACCATGAAGGAAGGGTAGTCCCCGTGGTGGAAGATGTGGACAAAGTTCTTCACCTCGTTAAGGGCGTAAACTCCCAGTTTGGCACTGGAGGTATGTTAAGCAAGATAACCGCATCAAGGATAGCGGTAAGGCTTGGTATACCAGTAGTCATAACAGGTAAGGAAGATAGCCTACTTGATATACTTGAAGGTAGGACTACAGGCACATACTTTAAACCTTCTGAAAAACCTCTCAAAGAGGGAAAAAAAGCCCTCGCCATGCTTGAAGAGCCAAAGGGTGCCATATACATAGACGAAGGTGCATACAGGGCAATAAAACAGGGTAAGAGCCTTCTCCCTGCAGGTATAAAGAAGGTGGAAGGTAGCTTTCAAAGAGGAGACGTGGTAGTGCTATACGATGAAAGAGGCTTTCTTGTGGGAAAGGGAAAGGTAAACTTTAGCTCAGAAGAGGTTCGCAAGATTATAGGCAAAAAAGGAAAAGAGGTAAAGGATTTACTGAAAACTTCCATTGAAGAAGTGGTGCATACAGATAGGCTCGTTATATTCTAA